From a single Nothobranchius furzeri strain GRZ-AD chromosome 9, NfurGRZ-RIMD1, whole genome shotgun sequence genomic region:
- the LOC139071630 gene encoding paraneoplastic antigen Ma1 homolog, translating into MADHTGLAAELKRWCRGEGLEEAKALLVLVPEEVEIAQIEETMETIKCLERVRVRGRLFHTPLSCLMVLCECKQSIPKDNVPKEVLDPHTGEKWPIVTLNECAAPDDFAVKLKSLLDTEGRTIEDLQRLFISPAPPQPSSDPSINSTESVLQAVGDFLEKARKPQAEGGYRRLRLFSGNLPVPLSEDPFDHWLEQAWLMVEESDCTDKERRRRLMESLKGPALEIAKSVRESNPEAGPVEYLEALESAFCSAESGDDLYFAFRLMQQQPSEKLSDFLRRLERALAKVERRISRF; encoded by the coding sequence ATGGCGGACCACACTGGGCTTGCTGCAGAGCTGAAGAGGTGGTGTCGGGGTGAAGGTTTGGAGGAAGCTAAAGCACTCTTGGTTCTGGTTCCAGAAGAAGTGGAAATAGCCCAGATAGAAGAAACCATGGAGACTATTAAGTGTCTAGAGCGAGTCCGGGTTAGAGGGCGCTTGTTCCACACCCCCTTGAGCTGCCTAATGGTTCTCTGCGAGTGCAAACAAAGTATACCTAAGGATAATGTGCCCAAGGAAGTGCTGGACCCGCACACTGGTGAAAAATGGCCGATAGTGACTCTTAATGAATGTGCCGCTCCTGACGATTTTGCTGTGAAGTTGAAGAGTCTCTTAGACACTGAGGGTAGGACTATTGAAGACCTACAAAGATTATTTATCAGCCCTGCTCCTCCGCAGCCCAGCTCTGATCCTTCCATAAACTCCACGGAGTCTGTCTTGCAAGCAGTTGGTGATTTTTTGGAGAAGGCACGTAAACCACAAGCAGAAGGTGGTTATCGGCGTTTGAGGCTGTTTTCAGGGAACTTGCCAGTTCCCCTTAGTGAGGACCCCTTTGACCATTGGCTTGAGCAGGCATGGCTCATGGTAGAGGAAAGTGACTGTACAGacaaggagagaaggcgcaggctGATGGAGAGTTTAAAGGGGCCGGCGTTGGAGATTGCCAAATCAGTCCGTGAGTCAAACCCTGAGGCAGGCCCTGTTGAATACCTGGAGGCTTTGGAAAGCGCATTTTGCAGTGCTGAGTCTGGAGATGATCTCTATTTTGCTTTCCGCTTAATGCAGCAACAACCAAGTGAAAAACTGTCTGATTTTCTGAGGCGTCTGGAAAGGGCCCTCGCTAAAGTTGAGAGGAGGATTTCAAGGTTCTAG
- the LOC139071654 gene encoding uncharacterized protein: protein MLINLRLRERKSKPPTFLHLLSEIRTEEEYEASRRKLNTSVQHVQTKPSGTGNAEIQSLKAEVKELKAKLATCMTKAPDVIDKDVSSVQSSEHSDTKELAALKKQVKRLQQKVAQRDTAPDSSLKLATVAAVEANSKTRTPYQNRTPLGEQFCYRCGENGHFVAKCQNPENQSKVIRKLIQTVKTLKESAATSTSNATDTDCHVKQGLLTSPTPAGIPEGLIGPPSIVPLKVNGQPCDALFDSGSQVTIIFESWYKAYLPSIPVLPVTGLNIWGLSESNVSYPYLGYVVVDVEYPAEVTGTKHTVPVLALICPSPKEEQIPVIVGTNTSHVCKLVQECRKEGHDITKSLGIQIHRESLPTFTDSITLGSQDDQVGCVTWQGSNPLSLTPRKDLQITCKVRFQQTVGKEILMFDSSPLAPLPGDVLLQPMVVPAHAVQVNSFRILVQNHSARETTIPVGTVMGHLYRTESVISMPSKEPEMIAFESSQIDFGESPVPEEWKDRLRQKLAERSHVFSVHEWDVGLAKEVEHTIRLADTRPFRQRSRRLAPADIEDVRKHLQELLCAGIIKESCSPYASPIVIVRKKNGTIRMCIDYRLLNSRTVTDQYTTPCIDEALDSLSGSKWFTVLDLRSGYHQIPMAEEDKEKTAFICPLGFFRFERMPQGITGAPATFQRLMEKTVGDMNLLQVLVYLDDLIVFGESLEEHEERLIKVLDRLGEAGLKISLDK, encoded by the coding sequence ATGCTAATTAATCTGCGCCTGAGAGAGAGAAAGTCCAAACCCCCAACTTTCCTCCACCTCTTAAGTGAGATTCGCACAGAGGAAGAGTATGAGGCATCAAGGAGAAAGCTAAATACCTCAGTCCAGCATGTACAGACAAAACCTTCAGGGACTGGCAATGCAGAAATACAAAGTCTCAAAGCTGAAGTTAAAGAGCTTAAGGCCAAGTTAGCCACCTGCATGACTAAGGCCCCTGATGTCATAGATAAAGATGTGTCCTCAGTGCAGTCAAGTGAGCACAGTGACACCAAAGAACTGGCTGCTTTGAAGAAACAAGTGAAAAGACTGCAGCAGAAAGTAGCCCAAAGAGATACTGCTCCAGACTCCTCTTTAAAACTGGCTACCGTGGCAGCAGTAGAGGCTAACTCAAAGACAAGGACCCCTTATCAGAACAGAACACCTTTGGGTGAGCAGTTCTGTTACCGTTGTGGGGAAAATGGACACTTTGTTGCAAAGTGTCAAAATCCTGAAAATCAGAGCAAAGTTATACGAAAGCTCATCCAGACTGTCAAAACACTGAAAGAAAGTGCAGCTACTTCAACGAGTAATGCCACTGACACTGACTGCCATGTCAAGCAGGGTCTTCTGACTTCTCCCACCCCAGCTGGAATTCCAGAAGGACTGATTGGGCCCCCAAGTATTGTGCCACTTAAAGTGAATGGACAGCCCTGTGATGCCTTATTTGACAGTGGATCACAGGTGACTATAATATTTGAGTCCTGGTACAAAGCTTATCTGCCTTCCATCCCAGTGCTTCCGGTCACTGGTCTCAACATTTGGGGTTTAAGTGAGTCCAATGTCAGTTACCCCTACCTTGGCTATGTTGTGGTAGATGTTGAGTACCCGGCTGAAGTGACTGGCACCAAACACACAGTACCAGTCCTTGCCCTGATCTGTCCAAGCCCAAAAGAAGAGCAGATTCCTGTCATTGTTGGCACTAACACCAGCCATGTCTGCAAGTTGGTACAGGAATGCAGAAAAGAGGGGCATGACATAACCAAAAGCCTGGGCATACAAATTCATAGGGAGTCGCTACCCACATTCACAGACTCCATCACCCTAGGCTCTCAAGATGACCAGGTTGGCTGTGTGACTTGGCAAGGTTCAAATCCCTTGTCCTTAACCCCCAGAAAAGACTTGCAAATAACCTGCAAAGTTCGTTTTCAACAGACAGTTGGCAAAGAGATCTTGATGTTTGACTCTTCTCCCTTAGCTCCTCTGCCGGGTGATGTCCTGCTACAACCCATGGTTGTGCCCGCCCATGCGGTACAAGTTAACAGCTTCAGGATCCTGGTGCAGAACCATTCAGCCAGGGAAACCACTATCCCTGTTGGAACCGTCATGGGTCACCTTTATCGCACCGAAAGCGTCATCTCCATGCCAAGCAAAGAACCAGAGATGATAGCCTTTGAAAGCAGCCAGATCGACTTTGGTGAGTCTCCTGTGCCTGAAGAGTGGAAGGACCGGCTTAGACAGAAACTAGCGGAACGCTCCCACGTCTTCTCAGTCCATGAATGGGACGTTGGCCTTGCAAAAGAGGTGGAGCACACCATCCGCCTGGCTGACACAAGACCTTTTCGGCAAAGATCACGTCGACTGGCACCTGCAGACATAGAGGATGTAAGAAAACATCTGCAAGAGTTACTCTGTGCCGGCATCATTAAAGAGTCCTGTAGCCCCTATGCGTCACCGATTGTAATTGTTAGAAAGAAAAATGGAACCATACGGATGTGCATAGACTACAGGCTCCTTAACAGCCGGACTGTGACCGACCAGTACACAACCCCCTGCATTGACGAAGCTCTGGATTCTTTGTCTGGGAGCAAATGGTTCACAGTGCTGGATCTGCGTAGTGGATACCACCAGATTCCAATGGCAGAGGAAGATAAAGAGAAGACGGCGTTCATCTGCCCCCTAGGTTTCTTCCGATTTGAGAGAATGCCGCAGGGAATAACAGGAGCACCTGCGACTTTCCAGCGTCTAATGGAGAAAACAGTCGGAGACATGAACCTCCTCCAAGTCCTGGTATACCTGGATGACCTGATTGTCTTCGGAGAGTCGCTGGAGGAACACGAAGAGCGGCTCATTAAAGTCCTAGATCGTCTTGGAGAAGCAGGACTAAAAATCTCCCTGGACAAATGA